Proteins encoded by one window of Corynebacterium amycolatum:
- a CDS encoding UTP--glucose-1-phosphate uridylyltransferase, with protein MVSSSKESGSDMTTPVRTVIVPAAGMGTRFLPATKTVPKELLPVVDTPGIEMIAEEAAATGAQRLAIVTAPSKDGVLGHFDPRPDLEQTLAERGKDKIAAKVRRATEVIRVESVVQDRPLGLGHAVLVAEPLLEDDEDSVAVMLPDDLVLPVGVMDRMTEVRERFGGSVLCALEIPHEEVYNYGVFDIEDATPAESGELGENAADADAWDDVKRVKGMVEKPDPADAPSNFVAVGRYLLDRAIFDALRRIPRGKGGEYQLTDAIELLIQEGHPVHVVVHKGFRHDLGNPGGFIRACVDFGLRHPDYGEGLREYMQQRLAQDEQA; from the coding sequence ATGGTCTCATCGTCTAAAGAGTCTGGTTCGGACATGACTACTCCGGTTCGAACTGTCATCGTTCCTGCCGCGGGCATGGGTACGCGATTCTTGCCTGCCACCAAGACAGTGCCGAAAGAATTGCTGCCCGTGGTTGATACGCCGGGCATCGAGATGATTGCTGAAGAGGCCGCCGCCACTGGTGCGCAACGCCTGGCTATTGTCACGGCGCCGAGTAAGGATGGCGTGCTGGGGCACTTCGACCCACGCCCGGATCTTGAGCAGACTCTCGCCGAGCGTGGCAAGGACAAAATTGCAGCGAAGGTACGCCGCGCCACCGAGGTCATTCGCGTGGAATCCGTTGTCCAAGATCGACCGCTGGGCCTGGGGCATGCGGTGTTGGTCGCAGAGCCGCTGCTCGAAGACGATGAGGACAGCGTTGCTGTCATGCTTCCCGACGATCTCGTGCTCCCAGTGGGCGTGATGGATCGCATGACGGAAGTGCGCGAGCGCTTTGGCGGCTCGGTGCTATGTGCGCTGGAAATTCCTCACGAAGAGGTCTACAACTACGGTGTCTTCGATATTGAGGACGCCACCCCGGCGGAGTCGGGTGAGCTCGGTGAGAACGCGGCTGATGCTGATGCTTGGGACGATGTGAAGCGAGTCAAGGGCATGGTGGAAAAGCCGGACCCTGCGGATGCTCCATCCAACTTCGTGGCAGTCGGACGTTACTTGCTCGATCGTGCCATCTTCGATGCGCTGCGCCGCATCCCGCGCGGTAAGGGCGGCGAATACCAGCTCACCGATGCAATTGAGCTGCTGATTCAAGAGGGGCATCCGGTTCATGTGGTCGTCCACAAGGGGTTCCGCCATGACCTGGGAAATCCTGGTGGCTTCATTCGCGCTTGCGTAGACTTTGGACTCAGGCATCCGGACTACGGCGAGGGGCTGCGCGAGTATATGCAGCAGCGTCTGGCGCAGGATGAACAGGCTTAA
- the glp gene encoding gephyrin-like molybdotransferase Glp, translating to MRSVEEQLAAITAHAVMPDPVRVAISESLGMLCAEDVIAEQPLPGFVQSAIDGYAVRAVDIVGESGSLPPDARQSDVDFREVELPVVGEVTAGSHHPMRLQPKQAVRVQTGAPLPSLADAVVPLNWTDRGGRRVNVLHPVYSGDFVRKVGDDVQPGDVAVSLDSVISPSQVGLLAAVGRSKVLVHPKPRMSVISIGNELVDVDRTPGLGQVYDVNSYALAAAGRDAGAEVHRVGIATGEPRRIREIIEGQLIRSELLVITGAVGGAAGEQIRRVLAELGEVDVSRIAMHPGSVQGFGLLGDDKIPTFLLPSNPVGALVVFEVMVRPLIRLALGKRNPRRRAVTARAVGPIESAEKRRGYIRGQLMRDRETGEYMVQPLGGSGGAQAHLLAGMSEANSLIVIPEDVLHVRPGDVVDVLFMARQA from the coding sequence ATGCGTTCTGTGGAAGAACAGTTGGCGGCAATCACCGCGCACGCTGTGATGCCTGATCCTGTGCGCGTTGCTATTTCGGAATCCCTCGGCATGCTGTGCGCTGAAGATGTCATCGCAGAGCAGCCGTTGCCGGGATTCGTGCAGTCAGCAATCGATGGTTATGCAGTGCGCGCTGTCGATATCGTCGGCGAATCTGGTTCTTTACCTCCGGATGCGCGTCAGAGTGATGTTGATTTTCGCGAGGTCGAGCTGCCTGTTGTCGGTGAGGTGACAGCCGGCTCTCACCACCCGATGCGTCTCCAGCCGAAGCAGGCCGTGCGCGTACAAACTGGTGCGCCGCTGCCATCGCTTGCCGACGCTGTCGTGCCCCTAAACTGGACCGACCGCGGTGGCCGTCGAGTTAATGTTCTCCATCCGGTCTACTCCGGTGACTTTGTGCGGAAGGTCGGCGACGACGTGCAGCCGGGTGACGTGGCGGTGTCTTTGGACTCGGTAATTTCGCCGTCGCAGGTTGGATTGTTGGCAGCAGTGGGGCGTTCGAAGGTTTTGGTGCACCCCAAGCCGCGTATGTCCGTGATTTCCATTGGTAATGAGTTGGTCGATGTTGACCGCACGCCAGGCCTCGGTCAGGTCTACGACGTCAACTCCTACGCGTTGGCAGCAGCCGGCCGCGATGCTGGGGCCGAGGTGCACCGAGTGGGTATTGCCACCGGTGAGCCCCGTCGCATCCGGGAAATCATCGAGGGCCAGCTCATTCGCAGTGAGCTCTTGGTCATCACGGGGGCTGTCGGCGGTGCCGCGGGTGAGCAGATTCGCCGTGTGCTGGCTGAATTGGGCGAGGTTGATGTTTCCCGCATCGCTATGCATCCTGGTTCGGTCCAGGGCTTTGGTCTGCTGGGAGATGACAAGATTCCAACGTTCCTGCTGCCGTCGAACCCGGTCGGCGCATTGGTCGTTTTTGAGGTTATGGTTCGTCCCCTCATTCGACTGGCCCTGGGTAAGCGCAATCCTCGCCGCCGCGCTGTCACAGCTCGTGCTGTCGGCCCGATCGAGTCGGCGGAGAAGCGTCGCGGGTATATCCGTGGTCAGCTCATGCGTGACCGTGAGACCGGCGAATACATGGTGCAGCCGCTGGGAGGTTCCGGCGGTGCGCAAGCCCACCTTCTGGCCGGCATGTCGGAAGCCAACAGTCTCATCGTGATTCCGGAAGACGTGCTACACGTGCGTCCTGGAGATGTCGTTGACGTGCTGTTCATGGCGCGCCAAGCCTAA
- a CDS encoding GNAT family N-acetyltransferase, which produces MRTSRLITSGGRVRLRVPERTDASTWRALRLRDEPILRPVEPTLDDDWDNAHKVSVFRRNLRSWRRSEAAGEMFVSTIEVDGQFAGMLTLGGITPFPVAHAWIGYWVGSSFTCGGVATAAVALASDYAKKVGVHRIEATVLDSNVPSIRVLENCGFEYEGVAREAFHMDGAWRDHLTYARVGEDSAVDLIVASGRAQYEEAEKYPPQRRA; this is translated from the coding sequence GTGCGTACTTCCCGTCTAATAACCAGTGGCGGCCGAGTCCGCCTGCGTGTGCCAGAGCGAACTGATGCCTCTACATGGCGGGCACTGCGGCTGCGTGATGAGCCCATTTTGCGGCCTGTGGAGCCAACCCTCGACGACGACTGGGATAACGCCCACAAGGTTTCCGTTTTCCGCCGTAACCTTCGCAGTTGGCGTCGTTCAGAGGCGGCGGGGGAAATGTTTGTTTCCACCATTGAGGTAGACGGCCAGTTCGCCGGCATGCTCACGCTCGGAGGCATTACGCCTTTCCCCGTCGCTCACGCCTGGATTGGCTATTGGGTCGGCAGCAGCTTTACATGTGGAGGAGTCGCCACTGCTGCAGTGGCGTTGGCGTCGGATTATGCCAAGAAAGTTGGCGTCCACCGAATTGAAGCGACTGTGTTGGACAGCAATGTCCCGTCGATACGCGTGCTGGAAAACTGTGGGTTCGAGTATGAGGGCGTGGCGCGGGAAGCCTTCCATATGGATGGTGCGTGGCGCGATCATCTGACCTATGCGCGGGTGGGGGAGGACAGTGCAGTGGACCTCATCGTGGCGAGTGGTCGTGCGCAATATGAAGAGGCGGAGAAATACCCACCGCAACGGCGCGCCTGA
- the glpR gene encoding gephyrin-like molybdotransferase receptor GlpR: protein MSTSLLLILIVVLWLFVLAPLVVNTRKPIRRTSDALGKTRVLHRGGEELATTRRRPSFKESDVRVAEEVDDSLETVDAQVDDDFDVSDVLIDDTVDEAADPAVVDGDIVYELEAADAEEEAPQADDSATEEATAESSDRSDMDVSDDESADQSLQAVVDDEDAESDSAVASAEGDVVRADESSSDVSVDVRRQFVDADDLMFEDAVESDADSGAAADAEHVDAEALSETEEEVDTVDEQAELDATVENDSDHAVESNDDAVAVDDTLTEDDYAFAEKRRGRGGFDPISDAQYAETRFARRRRSVAGLAAFIAVTVIIAAFAGGWTWWIPLVGVGLMTLYLVNLRRTVRAEQELRARRIRRMKMARLGVRNREDDELGIPQRLRRPGAVVVELDDEDPDFADLAYTDYRFDDDDYDEMPQARVS from the coding sequence ATGTCAACTTCTCTGTTGCTGATACTCATCGTTGTACTGTGGCTGTTTGTGCTGGCCCCGCTGGTGGTCAATACGCGCAAGCCGATTCGTCGTACATCCGATGCGCTAGGTAAGACCCGCGTGCTGCATCGTGGTGGCGAGGAGCTGGCCACGACGCGCCGCCGTCCGTCTTTTAAGGAGTCGGACGTGCGCGTGGCCGAAGAAGTCGACGATTCTCTCGAAACCGTTGACGCGCAGGTCGACGATGACTTCGATGTCAGCGACGTGCTTATCGACGACACCGTGGACGAGGCGGCCGACCCGGCCGTCGTCGACGGCGATATCGTCTACGAGCTGGAAGCAGCAGATGCAGAGGAGGAGGCCCCGCAGGCGGATGATTCCGCTACCGAGGAAGCCACTGCTGAGTCTTCTGACCGCTCTGACATGGACGTATCCGATGATGAATCTGCAGACCAGTCGCTACAGGCTGTCGTTGATGACGAGGATGCTGAATCTGACTCCGCCGTCGCCTCCGCCGAAGGTGACGTGGTTCGTGCAGATGAGTCTTCTTCCGATGTGAGCGTTGACGTTCGCCGTCAATTCGTCGACGCCGATGACTTGATGTTCGAAGATGCTGTTGAATCTGACGCTGATTCCGGTGCCGCGGCTGACGCTGAGCACGTTGACGCTGAGGCTCTCTCTGAGACTGAAGAGGAAGTAGACACCGTAGACGAGCAGGCAGAACTCGATGCGACCGTCGAGAACGACAGTGACCACGCTGTCGAGTCCAACGATGACGCAGTCGCTGTCGATGACACCTTGACCGAAGATGATTACGCGTTCGCTGAGAAGCGCCGTGGTCGCGGTGGGTTCGATCCGATTTCGGATGCCCAGTACGCTGAGACTCGCTTTGCTCGCCGCCGCCGTTCTGTTGCTGGGCTGGCAGCGTTTATCGCAGTCACGGTCATCATCGCTGCTTTCGCCGGTGGTTGGACCTGGTGGATTCCACTGGTCGGCGTCGGCTTGATGACCCTGTACCTGGTCAACCTGCGCCGCACCGTGCGTGCAGAGCAGGAACTGCGGGCTCGCCGAATTCGCCGTATGAAGATGGCCCGCCTCGGTGTGCGTAACCGCGAGGATGATGAGCTGGGAATTCCACAGCGACTGCGCCGTCCCGGCGCGGTAGTAGTCGAGCTTGATGATGAGGACCCGGATTTCGCAGATCTGGCCTACACTGACTACCGCTTTGATGACGACGATTACGACGAAATGCCGCAGGCTCGCGTGAGCTAG
- a CDS encoding DoxX family protein: MDRPVMRDIALVILRLILGIIFICHGWDKIFITGIDKTTGYFVAANIPQAHLTVWVVALVELVGGALLILGLLAPTVAMVFIIEMIGAWWSMHLGNGLFIRDNGAELVMSLIGGLVMIFVFGAGRFSLDRQFIR; this comes from the coding sequence ATGGATCGACCGGTAATGCGCGATATCGCGCTCGTGATTCTCCGCCTAATACTCGGAATTATCTTCATCTGCCATGGCTGGGACAAGATTTTTATCACCGGTATTGACAAGACGACCGGTTACTTTGTCGCTGCGAATATCCCGCAGGCGCACTTGACGGTCTGGGTTGTCGCTCTAGTCGAACTGGTCGGAGGCGCGTTGCTGATTCTGGGACTCTTGGCCCCGACGGTGGCGATGGTCTTCATCATTGAAATGATTGGTGCCTGGTGGTCGATGCACCTGGGCAATGGTCTGTTTATCCGTGACAACGGTGCGGAGCTCGTGATGTCACTCATCGGTGGGCTGGTGATGATTTTCGTTTTCGGAGCCGGCCGTTTCAGCTTGGACAGGCAATTCATCAGATAA
- a CDS encoding zf-HC2 domain-containing protein yields MECEEIRAALSARLDGEQASIADEVIDAHLGACEECRAWYERAVRLNRALTVGPADGMPEVSTDDLSERILVSIEPERRRRERAWLLIAGTARGVLIALGLCWAVWGIATLVDASDMMTLGLSSTQPQDGAGIATSTGAPIDGSTATVDPMELGARLAIQLAAIRLALAVGLFWAAWRPRAAMGMAPVYGAVATFSIGFGIRDILIGAQGASEIAGLALMFVSALTLAVVWLGGYTPTAIAQAWRAASGLPVTGVPPQRD; encoded by the coding sequence GTGGAGTGCGAGGAAATTCGCGCAGCATTGTCAGCTCGCCTCGATGGCGAGCAGGCAAGTATTGCCGATGAAGTCATCGATGCCCATCTTGGGGCCTGCGAGGAGTGCCGAGCTTGGTACGAGCGAGCGGTGCGGCTGAACCGCGCCCTTACGGTTGGGCCTGCCGATGGTATGCCGGAGGTTTCCACGGATGATCTCTCGGAGCGCATTTTGGTCTCCATCGAACCGGAGCGCCGCCGGCGTGAGCGCGCATGGCTGCTCATAGCCGGCACCGCCCGCGGGGTGCTCATTGCGTTGGGACTTTGCTGGGCGGTCTGGGGGATTGCGACGCTGGTAGACGCCTCCGACATGATGACGCTTGGACTTTCCTCGACACAGCCGCAGGACGGTGCAGGAATCGCAACAAGCACGGGAGCGCCTATCGACGGTTCCACTGCCACCGTTGACCCAATGGAGCTCGGAGCACGCCTTGCCATTCAACTCGCGGCAATTCGGCTTGCATTGGCAGTGGGATTGTTCTGGGCTGCTTGGCGGCCGCGCGCTGCCATGGGCATGGCGCCGGTCTACGGTGCCGTCGCCACGTTCAGCATCGGTTTTGGTATTCGTGACATTCTCATCGGTGCCCAGGGAGCATCAGAGATCGCTGGCCTGGCATTGATGTTTGTCTCCGCTTTGACGCTGGCCGTTGTGTGGCTGGGCGGCTATACGCCGACGGCAATCGCACAGGCATGGCGGGCCGCCTCGGGGTTGCCGGTCACAGGCGTGCCACCACAGCGGGACTAG
- a CDS encoding dolichyl-phosphate-mannose--protein mannosyltransferase: protein MTDAALTPPPETERRAKKRFLRPIPPVPSLPPLRRWDKWDTATFVVLGIVAALTRFIGLAAKTDNGTPLFDEKHYVPQAWQILESTRDPISSGIEDNPGYGLIVHPPVAKQVIALGEWIFGYSPMGWRFMSAVCGTLVILLLMDIVRRISRGSRLAVGIAGLYALADGVLFVSSRVGMLDMIQTFFITAAAWALLIDQADARKRLESATELGSFGPYLSYRWWRLLAGIMLGLATGVKWSGLYYMAAFGLWSVFTDLVSRKNAGAHKPVLGALSRDTAPALRDLVVVPLGVYFLSWRSWFAEETSVYRHVSPEDRDTGLPGTDWLPEALQNYLHYQNSVLKFHAELTTSNGHKHPWESKPWEWLVSWRPMLYYSTETTCSGGQECKGWMMLFGTPPIWWLLVPVVLWATWRWLGRRDGRYALPVIGFLASWLPWVIGYDRQMYFFYATALIPFVLIAFALLADDLSHWRPGGKPVGLVIVGTHAALVVTAFVFWLPILTGYPLPLNHFEWRFWLPSWS from the coding sequence GTGACCGATGCCGCTTTAACCCCACCACCGGAAACCGAGCGCCGCGCGAAAAAGCGTTTCCTGCGCCCGATTCCCCCGGTGCCCTCGCTGCCGCCACTGCGGCGGTGGGACAAATGGGATACCGCCACTTTTGTGGTTCTCGGAATCGTCGCAGCGCTAACCCGTTTCATCGGGCTTGCTGCCAAGACCGACAATGGCACCCCGCTCTTCGATGAAAAGCACTATGTGCCGCAAGCATGGCAGATTCTGGAGTCCACCCGCGACCCCATCTCGTCTGGCATTGAGGACAATCCCGGCTACGGTCTGATTGTGCATCCGCCAGTGGCCAAGCAGGTCATCGCCTTGGGCGAATGGATCTTCGGTTACTCACCAATGGGCTGGCGGTTTATGTCGGCGGTGTGTGGCACGCTGGTCATACTGCTGCTCATGGACATCGTCCGACGCATCTCTCGCGGCTCGCGGTTGGCAGTGGGTATCGCTGGTCTCTATGCGCTTGCCGACGGAGTGCTGTTTGTCTCCTCCCGGGTCGGCATGCTGGACATGATTCAGACCTTCTTCATCACTGCGGCCGCGTGGGCACTTCTCATCGACCAGGCCGATGCCCGCAAGCGCCTGGAATCCGCCACGGAGCTAGGTAGTTTCGGCCCCTATCTCAGTTATCGCTGGTGGCGACTGCTCGCCGGCATCATGCTGGGGCTTGCCACCGGGGTGAAGTGGTCTGGCCTGTATTACATGGCCGCATTCGGTCTGTGGTCCGTCTTCACGGATCTGGTCTCCCGCAAGAATGCCGGTGCGCACAAACCCGTGCTCGGCGCACTCTCCCGTGATACCGCCCCGGCGTTGCGTGATCTGGTGGTAGTCCCGCTGGGCGTTTACTTCTTAAGTTGGCGTTCCTGGTTCGCCGAAGAAACGTCGGTCTATCGCCATGTCTCACCCGAAGACCGCGATACGGGACTCCCCGGCACCGACTGGCTTCCCGAGGCCCTGCAGAACTACCTGCACTACCAAAACAGCGTGCTGAAGTTCCACGCCGAGCTGACCACCTCTAATGGCCACAAACACCCTTGGGAGTCCAAGCCTTGGGAGTGGCTGGTCAGTTGGCGGCCAATGCTCTACTACTCCACCGAAACCACCTGCAGTGGCGGCCAGGAGTGCAAGGGCTGGATGATGCTCTTTGGCACCCCGCCCATCTGGTGGTTGCTGGTCCCCGTGGTCCTGTGGGCCACATGGCGTTGGCTCGGCCGCCGCGACGGCCGCTACGCGCTGCCCGTCATCGGTTTCCTCGCCTCGTGGCTGCCGTGGGTCATCGGCTACGACCGGCAGATGTACTTTTTCTACGCCACCGCGCTGATTCCATTCGTACTCATCGCCTTTGCTCTGCTTGCCGACGATCTCTCACACTGGCGGCCCGGCGGTAAGCCGGTGGGGTTGGTAATCGTTGGCACGCACGCCGCACTAGTGGTGACCGCGTTTGTGTTCTGGCTGCCAATTTTGACCGGCTACCCGCTGCCTCTCAACCACTTTGAATGGCGGTTCTGGTTGCCATCTTGGAGCTAG
- the rsmI gene encoding 16S rRNA (cytidine(1402)-2'-O)-methyltransferase, whose product MTLAPGITLVATPLGNIADASDRLRGALIDADIIAAEDTRRARNLATALGISPKGKFVSNFDHNEESRTESLIQAAKAGQKVIVVTDAGMPVVSDPGLAVVAAAHDAGVPVSCVPGPSAVTTALALSGLGVGHFCFDGFAPRKQGARRAWLESLKTEKRACCFFESPHRLAVTLADAAEILGEERRASVSRELTKRFEETRRATLGELAAWAEEGVRGEITVVIEGAGQQATEVSTEGLVDRVEELVADGMRLKDAAKQVAAEAGMTKHRDLYQAVLAARDENR is encoded by the coding sequence ATGACGCTGGCTCCTGGCATCACTCTGGTGGCAACGCCGCTGGGCAATATCGCCGATGCCTCCGACCGCTTGCGCGGTGCGCTTATCGACGCCGATATCATCGCCGCGGAAGACACCAGGCGGGCACGCAACCTGGCCACAGCGCTGGGCATTTCCCCCAAGGGGAAGTTTGTTTCGAACTTCGATCACAACGAAGAGAGCCGCACTGAGTCGCTGATTCAGGCGGCGAAGGCGGGACAGAAAGTCATTGTGGTGACCGATGCGGGGATGCCGGTGGTGTCGGATCCTGGCCTGGCTGTGGTGGCGGCTGCACATGATGCGGGCGTGCCGGTGTCCTGTGTACCAGGACCGAGCGCGGTGACTACCGCATTGGCTCTCAGTGGTTTGGGTGTCGGCCACTTTTGCTTCGATGGTTTTGCACCTCGTAAACAGGGGGCGCGCCGGGCATGGTTGGAATCACTGAAGACAGAGAAGCGGGCCTGTTGTTTCTTTGAGTCGCCGCATCGGTTGGCTGTTACGTTGGCCGATGCTGCGGAGATTTTGGGTGAGGAGCGGCGCGCGTCGGTAAGCCGTGAGTTGACCAAGCGTTTTGAAGAGACTCGCCGTGCGACGCTGGGGGAGTTGGCGGCGTGGGCGGAGGAAGGTGTCCGCGGCGAAATTACGGTGGTGATTGAAGGCGCGGGGCAGCAGGCAACGGAGGTATCCACGGAGGGCTTGGTTGACCGCGTGGAGGAGCTCGTGGCTGATGGCATGCGACTGAAGGATGCCGCGAAGCAGGTTGCAGCAGAGGCGGGAATGACGAAGCATCGAGATCTCTACCAGGCCGTTTTAGCAGCTCGGGACGAAAATCGTTAA
- a CDS encoding BCCT family transporter: MTNPPEHEIQQEVGESVVGEVRADDSHAPVNLGVTIPAVVAILAIIVWGLAWPDSFSTFASSSLNWVVENIGWLFILASTVFVFFIVSIAISKFGHIRLGKDNEKPEFSTPSWIAMMFAAGMGIGLMFYGVAEPLTFYRDGVPGHEPKEVGTAMASTMFHWTLHPWSLYAIVGLAIAYSTYRLGRKQLISAAFIPLIGARRAEGWLGKLIDALAIFATVFGTAASLGVGVLQISAGLEINGFNAIKGAPLWIGLILVLGCAFLASALSGVGKGIQYISNFNMVAAGLLALLVLVLGPTVVILNLIPTSIGSYLDSFFEMASRSSASADGTAGEWLSSWTIFYWAWWISWSPFVGMFIARISRGRTIREFVFTVVAVPSIVSAVWFSIFGGTAITHEQQGASIYGDGSAESQLFNLLESLPGGAITSAIAMILLATFFITSADSASTVMGTMSQFGRLTASRTVTAMWGIFTALIAIVLLVTGGSDALSNLQNITILAASPFVIVILALMVALVKGLSDDPMYLDDKEQRQFALRMARERRLAEAAEQRERRRARKLRN; this comes from the coding sequence ATGACGAATCCACCAGAGCATGAAATACAACAAGAAGTAGGGGAGTCAGTCGTCGGCGAAGTCAGGGCCGACGATTCTCACGCTCCCGTGAACCTCGGGGTTACCATCCCCGCCGTTGTCGCAATTCTGGCAATCATCGTCTGGGGCCTGGCGTGGCCGGATAGTTTCTCTACGTTCGCATCTAGCTCTCTGAACTGGGTCGTGGAGAACATCGGCTGGCTGTTTATCTTGGCCAGTACCGTCTTTGTCTTCTTCATTGTGTCCATCGCGATTTCCAAGTTCGGTCACATCCGCTTGGGCAAGGACAACGAGAAACCCGAGTTTTCCACGCCTAGCTGGATTGCCATGATGTTCGCCGCCGGTATGGGCATCGGTCTGATGTTCTACGGTGTCGCTGAGCCGCTGACCTTCTATCGCGATGGCGTGCCGGGCCACGAGCCGAAGGAAGTCGGTACCGCCATGGCTTCGACGATGTTCCACTGGACTCTGCACCCGTGGTCGCTCTACGCCATCGTCGGTCTCGCAATTGCTTACTCGACCTACCGCCTCGGCCGAAAGCAGCTGATTTCGGCGGCGTTCATCCCGCTCATCGGCGCACGTCGCGCTGAGGGATGGTTGGGCAAGCTTATCGACGCGCTTGCGATTTTTGCCACCGTCTTCGGTACGGCAGCTTCTCTCGGTGTTGGCGTACTTCAGATTTCCGCCGGTTTGGAAATCAACGGGTTCAACGCCATCAAGGGCGCACCTTTGTGGATTGGTCTTATTCTCGTTCTGGGCTGTGCCTTCTTGGCCTCTGCACTGTCGGGCGTGGGCAAGGGCATCCAGTACATCTCGAACTTCAACATGGTTGCCGCAGGTCTGCTGGCTCTGCTGGTGTTGGTCCTCGGCCCTACCGTGGTGATTCTGAACCTGATTCCGACCTCCATTGGCAGCTACCTGGATTCCTTCTTTGAGATGGCCTCCCGCTCCAGTGCTTCCGCTGACGGCACCGCCGGTGAATGGCTCTCTTCCTGGACAATCTTCTACTGGGCCTGGTGGATTTCCTGGTCGCCGTTTGTCGGTATGTTCATCGCACGTATTTCTCGCGGCCGTACTATCCGTGAGTTCGTCTTCACCGTCGTCGCAGTTCCGTCGATTGTCTCTGCAGTGTGGTTCTCCATCTTTGGTGGCACCGCCATTACCCACGAGCAGCAGGGTGCGTCCATCTACGGTGACGGTTCGGCCGAGAGTCAGCTGTTCAATCTGCTGGAATCCTTGCCGGGTGGCGCGATTACCTCGGCTATTGCAATGATTCTGCTGGCTACCTTCTTCATTACCTCGGCGGACTCCGCCTCCACCGTGATGGGCACCATGAGCCAGTTCGGTCGACTCACAGCGTCGCGCACGGTCACTGCTATGTGGGGTATCTTCACCGCTCTGATTGCCATCGTCCTATTGGTCACCGGTGGCAGCGATGCCCTGTCGAACCTGCAGAACATCACTATTTTGGCGGCAAGCCCGTTCGTCATTGTTATCTTGGCGCTGATGGTTGCGCTGGTTAAGGGGCTTTCCGACGATCCGATGTACCTCGATGACAAGGAACAGCGTCAGTTTGCCCTGCGCATGGCTCGTGAGCGCCGCTTGGCGGAAGCGGCCGAACAGCGCGAGCGCCGCCGTGCTCGTAAATTGCGCAATTAG
- a CDS encoding aminodeoxychorismate synthase component I produces the protein MSTRSTSSGSAADFTSRATTALARLIAAGHRPAALIGSWFGYRAVLAANVELTACESAALFTSPDPDAWIFGFRPYSGTSAHGVATCVALLADDGTWHFDGPGTGDPFNPDFQALQEAINYSHEDTRADALPAATPLEWDQGDREHHQLAVTNCKEAIAAGEVYQTCISTRFHAELAASDSALAHAGAWFSSRVARYQPARAAFLPGNLDVGIPILASLSPEEFLIRAGTSVTETPIKGTIPADRSPNELLRSDKDVAENIMIVDLVRHDLGQVAKTGTVKVTDLLSVRPAPGVWHLFSTVSAELPDQLSHAELIEACFPPASVTGTPKLRAIELLREWEPEPRGAHCGAIGAAHGDALELNVGIRTAEYTKDPNSGRVRVEAGIGGGITIGSTPEGEWAEIEAKAAPLLLES, from the coding sequence ATGTCCACTCGGTCTACCTCCTCCGGCTCGGCTGCTGACTTCACTTCGCGTGCGACCACTGCGCTGGCGCGTCTTATCGCTGCCGGTCATCGTCCCGCCGCACTCATCGGCTCCTGGTTCGGTTATCGCGCGGTTCTCGCCGCCAACGTCGAGCTCACTGCCTGCGAGTCGGCAGCGCTTTTCACCAGCCCCGACCCCGATGCGTGGATCTTTGGGTTCCGCCCCTACTCCGGCACCAGCGCGCACGGGGTCGCTACCTGCGTCGCGTTGCTTGCCGACGACGGCACGTGGCATTTCGACGGCCCCGGCACCGGTGACCCCTTCAATCCGGATTTCCAAGCCCTTCAGGAGGCCATCAACTACTCGCACGAAGACACGCGTGCCGACGCGCTCCCCGCGGCCACACCACTGGAGTGGGATCAAGGCGACCGAGAACACCACCAGCTTGCGGTGACAAACTGTAAGGAGGCAATTGCCGCAGGCGAGGTGTATCAAACCTGCATTTCCACACGCTTTCACGCGGAGCTGGCAGCGAGCGACTCTGCACTAGCCCACGCCGGCGCGTGGTTTTCCTCCCGCGTGGCGCGGTATCAACCGGCTCGAGCAGCATTCTTGCCCGGCAATCTCGACGTTGGAATTCCAATCCTGGCCTCGCTGAGCCCTGAGGAGTTCCTCATCCGCGCAGGCACAAGCGTGACTGAAACTCCCATCAAAGGCACGATTCCCGCTGACCGGTCCCCGAACGAGTTATTGCGCAGCGACAAGGATGTCGCCGAGAACATCATGATTGTCGACCTGGTGCGCCATGACCTCGGTCAAGTTGCCAAGACCGGCACCGTGAAGGTCACAGACCTGCTCAGTGTGCGTCCGGCACCGGGCGTGTGGCACCTCTTTTCCACAGTTTCCGCGGAACTTCCCGATCAGCTCAGCCACGCTGAGCTCATCGAAGCCTGCTTCCCACCGGCCTCAGTCACCGGTACACCGAAGCTGCGAGCGATTGAGCTTCTGCGCGAATGGGAACCCGAACCCCGTGGCGCTCACTGCGGCGCGATTGGTGCGGCCCATGGGGATGCACTTGAGCTCAATGTCGGTATTCGTACCGCTGAGTACACAAAAGACCCGAACTCGGGGAGAGTTCGGGTCGAAGCTGGCATCGGCGGTGGCATCACCATCGGGTCTACACCCGAGGGCGAATGGGCCGAGATTGAGGCCAAGGCCGCACCGCTGCTGTTGGAAAGCTAA